One region of Permianibacter fluminis genomic DNA includes:
- a CDS encoding OmpA family protein yields MRAVSIFRAAIQAVVAGAVLVGAAQAADWNAKDLDGAKDHPLIHRFAGSWLVGYKQIGFDATVVPTQFGLEGMNELIKPLTVEGQITRLLYLAPVGKRPYEVQKNYVTALKAAGYKETLSCAGEDKCESTSYGLDDGMDEMTILDFRRATNVNPALKDVLANLDNGGNIFGEHGKMQQMSVGTISAGGKTAHVLVSTDKHFSGDVTITYIQIVQPEDMPLGQVSVDLNGLQSKDKIASEISAQGKVAIYGVYFDTGKADIKPESKAQLTEMGKYLQENRDKKVFIVGHTDNQGTFAANMKLSLDRAKAVAAYLTKEYAIDAARMAAQGVANLAPVGSNKSDDGKAKNRRVELVEQ; encoded by the coding sequence ATGCGAGCAGTGTCTATTTTTCGTGCAGCGATCCAAGCCGTCGTGGCTGGCGCTGTTTTGGTCGGTGCCGCGCAGGCAGCAGACTGGAATGCCAAGGATTTGGACGGCGCCAAAGACCATCCGTTGATTCATCGCTTTGCCGGCTCCTGGTTGGTGGGCTACAAGCAAATCGGTTTTGATGCGACCGTCGTGCCGACGCAATTTGGTCTCGAGGGCATGAACGAACTGATCAAGCCGCTGACCGTGGAAGGCCAGATCACCCGCCTGCTCTACCTCGCCCCGGTCGGCAAGCGCCCCTACGAAGTGCAGAAGAACTACGTGACCGCGCTGAAAGCGGCTGGCTACAAGGAAACACTGAGCTGTGCCGGCGAAGACAAATGCGAGTCCACCTCGTATGGTCTCGACGACGGCATGGACGAAATGACCATTCTGGATTTTCGCCGCGCCACCAATGTCAATCCGGCGCTGAAGGACGTGCTGGCGAACCTCGATAACGGCGGCAATATTTTTGGCGAACACGGCAAGATGCAGCAGATGAGTGTTGGCACGATTTCGGCCGGCGGCAAGACAGCGCATGTACTGGTTTCGACAGACAAGCACTTCTCCGGTGACGTCACCATCACCTACATCCAGATCGTCCAGCCGGAAGACATGCCGCTTGGCCAGGTCAGCGTTGACCTGAATGGCCTGCAAAGCAAGGACAAGATTGCCTCGGAAATTTCTGCCCAGGGCAAGGTCGCGATTTACGGCGTCTACTTTGATACCGGCAAAGCCGACATCAAGCCGGAATCGAAAGCGCAGCTGACCGAGATGGGCAAATACCTGCAGGAAAACCGCGACAAGAAAGTGTTCATCGTTGGCCACACCGACAATCAGGGTACTTTCGCTGCCAACATGAAGTTGTCACTGGACCGCGCCAAAGCCGTGGCCGCGTATTTGACCAAGGAATACGCCATTGACGCAGCGCGGATGGCAGCGCAAGGCGTCGCCAACCTCGCGCCGGTCGGCAGCAACAAGAGTGACGACGGCAAAGCAAAGAACCGTCGGGTGGAGCTGGTCGAGCAGTAA
- a CDS encoding FHA domain-containing protein → MPYIQHLFNGAIVGHHQLTDRMTIGRHADNDIIIDDATVSGHHAVIEKMAYGYQIRDLDSTNGLRVHGEKTSLHKLQPDEVIIIGTHTLALVDNLPDSLQHTLKIKKSWIPGMYYTTD, encoded by the coding sequence ATGCCGTACATCCAGCATCTGTTCAACGGCGCCATTGTTGGTCACCACCAGTTGACCGATCGGATGACGATAGGCCGGCATGCAGACAACGACATCATCATCGATGATGCCACCGTCAGCGGCCATCATGCCGTGATCGAGAAAATGGCCTATGGCTATCAGATCCGCGATCTGGACAGCACCAACGGTCTGCGCGTGCACGGCGAAAAAACCAGCCTGCACAAACTGCAGCCGGATGAAGTCATCATCATCGGCACGCATACGTTGGCGCTGGTCGACAATTTGCCCGACTCGCTGCAACACACGCTGAAAATCAAAAAGAGCTGGATTCCCGGCATGTATTACACCACGGACTGA
- a CDS encoding glycoside hydrolase family 5 protein encodes MLGHLSVADVCNVLSRRAVQLLALVMPLWLNACGGGSSSDSGAPTPPPVSDIAHLHISDSSLMDNDGKAVNLRGWNWGRWGTAQPQDAADNVAQGANAVRIPLRWWGYYSNTNNDSRDDSQTDTVGIDVHHLEVLDAMIAQASAAHLWIILFVDSDCGQNGTQTADDIAYCDPDGQYPDGHNFWSDPDARAKFIQVWRFVATRYKDTPYLALFEPLPEPDPTGVDDSEITAFYDQIISEIRAVASGIPFLVGPRLYQMKIVERAYHAQWPDVVYTGNLFVHTGQTQEQNIADLQFRLSQLTTLRNNYHVPVFIQQTGVESGEDPDMTYLNALLSLINSNSVGYTYWTYRDTFNPYSYGVKYQDGNGGWSTKETVLATISDYFKQ; translated from the coding sequence ATGCTTGGTCATTTATCGGTCGCTGACGTTTGCAACGTATTGTCACGCCGCGCTGTCCAGTTGCTGGCGCTGGTAATGCCACTTTGGCTGAACGCCTGCGGTGGTGGCTCGTCATCGGACAGTGGTGCGCCAACGCCACCGCCGGTATCCGATATCGCCCACCTGCATATCAGTGACTCCAGCCTAATGGACAATGATGGCAAGGCCGTGAACCTGCGGGGCTGGAACTGGGGCCGTTGGGGCACTGCGCAACCGCAAGATGCCGCCGACAACGTCGCACAGGGTGCGAATGCCGTCCGCATTCCGCTGCGCTGGTGGGGCTATTACTCCAACACCAACAACGACAGTCGTGATGATAGCCAGACCGATACTGTCGGCATCGACGTGCATCACCTGGAGGTGTTGGATGCCATGATTGCGCAGGCTTCTGCAGCGCATTTGTGGATCATCCTGTTTGTTGATTCCGATTGCGGCCAAAACGGCACCCAGACGGCGGATGACATTGCCTATTGCGACCCGGATGGCCAGTACCCGGACGGCCACAATTTCTGGAGCGATCCGGACGCGCGGGCGAAATTCATTCAGGTCTGGCGATTTGTTGCCACGCGCTACAAAGACACGCCATATCTGGCCTTGTTCGAACCACTGCCGGAACCGGATCCGACCGGCGTCGACGACAGTGAAATCACGGCGTTTTACGATCAGATCATCAGTGAAATTCGCGCCGTTGCATCAGGCATTCCGTTTCTGGTCGGCCCACGGCTTTATCAGATGAAAATCGTTGAGCGCGCCTACCATGCGCAGTGGCCTGATGTGGTGTACACCGGCAACTTGTTTGTGCATACCGGTCAGACCCAGGAACAAAATATTGCTGATTTGCAGTTCCGGCTGAGTCAGTTGACCACGCTGCGCAACAATTATCATGTGCCGGTGTTCATCCAGCAGACCGGCGTGGAATCGGGTGAAGACCCCGACATGACGTATCTGAACGCCTTGCTGTCACTGATAAACAGCAACAGCGTCGGCTACACCTACTGGACTTATCGCGATACCTTCAACCCCTACTCTTACGGCGTCAAATATCAGGACGGCAACGGTGGCTGGAGCACCAAGGAGACCGTTCTCGCGACCATCTCCGACTACTTCAAGCAGTGA
- a CDS encoding YciI family protein, with the protein MNIIPTVLLAALLAMAAGQAHGETAAPPAKPGFDAALAKRTGADEHGMRKYVLVILKTGPNPVPKGPERDEMFKGHFANMTRLADAGILAVAGPLDGVDGWRGLFILAVDNIDEAKQHVATDPVIMKGEMVAEYHNHYGTAALMLVNDAHKKLVLKDF; encoded by the coding sequence ATGAACATTATTCCGACAGTTTTGCTCGCGGCTTTGCTGGCCATGGCAGCCGGGCAGGCGCATGGTGAAACCGCCGCGCCGCCGGCCAAGCCCGGGTTTGATGCCGCGCTCGCCAAACGGACCGGCGCCGATGAACATGGCATGCGCAAGTATGTGCTGGTCATTCTCAAGACCGGCCCGAATCCGGTGCCGAAAGGACCGGAGCGGGATGAGATGTTCAAAGGCCATTTCGCCAACATGACCCGGCTGGCCGACGCCGGGATTCTGGCTGTCGCCGGTCCATTGGATGGCGTCGACGGCTGGCGCGGTCTGTTCATTCTGGCAGTCGACAACATTGACGAGGCCAAACAGCACGTCGCGACGGACCCGGTGATCATGAAAGGTGAAATGGTTGCCGAATACCATAATCACTACGGCACGGCAGCGCTGATGCTGGTCAATGACGCCCACAAGAAATTGGTGCTGAAGGATTTCTGA
- a CDS encoding DUF3297 family protein, which produces MSETHSRPALPDRLSVRPRSPHHVKELVQYDIGIRLDGKERFDVEEYCISEGWVKIPAGKALDRYGLPLLVTLKGKVEAFYR; this is translated from the coding sequence ATGAGCGAAACCCACTCCAGACCGGCCTTGCCGGACCGCCTTTCTGTCCGCCCGCGCAGCCCGCATCATGTGAAGGAACTGGTTCAGTACGATATCGGCATCCGTCTGGATGGCAAGGAACGCTTCGATGTCGAGGAGTACTGCATCAGTGAAGGCTGGGTGAAGATCCCGGCCGGCAAAGCGCTGGACCGTTATGGCTTGCCGCTGCTGGTGACGCTGAAAGGCAAAGTCGAGGCGTTTTATCGCTGA
- the gapS1 gene encoding GapS1 family protein yields the protein MGNIYSKRAAQVKSELKEYTPLSVLEVFHEYFLIPDTDRLSILKRAPWCCYLLLKWSFAQPVSDDRKPITPEIFVRLANRLYEAQSEAADLSSGNLTLELRRFLTPQILYQTTDSSTILQLVRHYCWLYNSKTHYFSSVFKKNFDFELKDFYEISFLLMFIASSKIKTESFTLNFSEIISLLHPSYSIQTIAKYIAAISVTPEQAHVLCSTLNKDNHPSWEYFEDTPFLTKPCFTVGNKLIIPSAPVFMVGLADFVVYHLKLREKESFKEKLGDVMEAYLLSLLTEYGAKFICEQDIESIYKANGVKGKKVDAIIDFGDAKIFTDSKAIEPGVFVNTTSTPEELRDRLSGSFTKGLIQAQQCAATLQKIGAHTTSVKDVALIVTNRDHHISSGKKLTENIDQSIPTKLIHDIGHIPIKLERTYFITIADFEMMLEGWKSKGIDPIRVIDDCESRDRDLLTSRHNFQMHLRDYGLEKASPNRVLAAARDELASSIAKQLAMMDSFWSGKIGYYLDCHHELVEMLVVLRSQQA from the coding sequence ATGGGCAATATCTACTCGAAACGCGCAGCGCAGGTTAAAAGTGAGCTCAAAGAGTACACCCCGCTCTCAGTTTTGGAAGTCTTTCATGAGTATTTCCTTATTCCTGACACCGATAGACTATCGATTCTAAAAAGGGCCCCTTGGTGCTGTTATCTTTTGTTGAAGTGGAGTTTCGCTCAGCCCGTTAGTGACGACCGTAAGCCGATAACCCCCGAAATATTTGTACGATTAGCCAATCGACTCTATGAAGCACAATCCGAAGCAGCCGACCTATCATCTGGCAATCTGACGCTGGAGCTACGAAGGTTTCTTACCCCACAAATTCTATATCAAACGACAGATAGCAGCACCATTCTCCAACTTGTTCGACATTACTGCTGGCTGTACAACTCAAAAACCCACTACTTCAGCTCCGTATTCAAGAAAAATTTTGACTTTGAATTAAAGGATTTTTACGAAATAAGCTTCCTTTTAATGTTCATCGCGTCAAGTAAGATAAAGACTGAATCATTCACGCTCAATTTTTCAGAAATAATATCACTGCTTCACCCAAGTTATTCAATTCAGACCATTGCGAAGTACATCGCCGCCATCTCAGTAACACCAGAACAAGCCCATGTCCTCTGCTCAACACTCAATAAGGACAATCACCCAAGCTGGGAGTATTTTGAAGACACTCCGTTTCTTACCAAGCCATGCTTCACTGTTGGAAACAAGTTAATTATCCCAAGCGCGCCAGTCTTTATGGTTGGACTCGCAGATTTCGTCGTGTACCACCTAAAGCTCCGAGAAAAGGAATCCTTCAAGGAAAAACTTGGCGATGTTATGGAGGCGTACCTACTTTCCCTACTGACCGAATATGGCGCCAAATTCATATGCGAACAGGACATAGAGTCGATTTACAAGGCAAATGGCGTTAAGGGGAAGAAAGTTGACGCAATTATTGACTTTGGCGATGCAAAGATATTTACAGATTCAAAAGCCATAGAGCCTGGGGTTTTCGTCAATACAACATCCACCCCAGAAGAACTGAGGGATCGCTTAAGTGGAAGCTTCACGAAAGGACTGATACAAGCTCAGCAATGCGCAGCGACACTTCAAAAAATAGGCGCCCACACCACATCAGTAAAGGATGTCGCTCTGATAGTTACAAATCGAGACCATCACATATCAAGTGGGAAAAAGCTCACGGAAAACATAGATCAATCCATACCAACGAAGTTAATCCATGACATCGGGCATATACCAATCAAGCTTGAGCGCACCTACTTCATAACTATCGCTGATTTCGAGATGATGCTCGAAGGTTGGAAAAGCAAAGGCATAGATCCGATTAGAGTTATCGATGACTGTGAGTCTAGAGATCGCGACCTGTTAACATCGCGACACAACTTTCAGATGCATTTGAGAGACTACGGCCTTGAAAAGGCTTCACCAAATAGAGTGCTCGCTGCAGCCAGGGATGAGCTGGCTAGCTCTATCGCCAAGCAACTTGCAATGATGGATTCCTTTTGGTCTGGGAAGATTGGCTATTACCTAGACTGCCATCATGAATTGGTCGAAATGTTAGTCGTACTGCGTAGCCAGCAAGCGTAG
- a CDS encoding putative signal transducing protein, with product MDITKESLVNRFQNLHDDELRRRLGSGELTELAQEVAREELSSRGITYSPAEMTTAEVEESAVAGDLVPIARYLEPAEATVLQAVLDSEGIPAFSPDAHMATANYLLSTATGGVRILVPESHLQAAHEILEAIRRGDYALSDDEDIST from the coding sequence ATGGATATCACGAAAGAATCGCTAGTCAATCGGTTTCAGAATTTGCACGATGACGAGCTAAGACGACGCCTCGGCTCCGGGGAGCTAACAGAGCTAGCACAAGAAGTAGCTCGGGAAGAGTTGAGCTCTCGCGGAATCACGTATTCACCGGCCGAGATGACGACTGCTGAAGTCGAAGAGAGCGCTGTTGCCGGAGATCTGGTTCCCATTGCAAGGTATCTTGAGCCCGCGGAAGCCACCGTGCTGCAAGCCGTGCTTGATTCCGAAGGCATCCCAGCCTTCTCCCCCGACGCACATATGGCAACCGCCAATTACCTTTTGTCTACCGCTACGGGTGGTGTTCGAATCTTGGTCCCGGAGTCACATCTGCAAGCTGCCCATGAGATTCTCGAAGCGATACGACGCGGCGATTACGCGTTGAGCGATGATGAGGACATCTCGACCTAA
- a CDS encoding DUF418 domain-containing protein encodes MTATSSTDLGHAASTTLTPVPINQRIALLDILRGFALIGILLMNIEWFGRAMSSIGNVDRSLVGGDFAVGWLVKVLVEGKFYKLFSLLFGMGFAVMLLRAQEHGRPFVALFSRRMAALLAFGLLHATLLWGGDILRAYAVGGMLLLGWVMLVRKPRLQKLASPGAMLKLSLGMMALPFLAMLSFGSYYALSHDNVEMTRQWQERLQTEQVADELLAKAKADGIDLAASDSATEPSTDGADGTKTDSTAKADEPEIDLDSLSAEDRLQHLAKERAQTKAEREKEEQAEITAFTQPSYAVATTFRFDAVVEELPVFAFMALLDLFPLFLFGYWLVVSGKIRHADQHRTLFRTMACLGIGLGVAISAASVGIMAHPASRHVLIVGNAAGGLFQLGQVILAAGYLGLFVTAVQARFWQRALSWLAPMGRMALTNYLTHSLVLTTIFYGYGFAQYGKISRAPQLLIVVAIIAAQALFSRWWLSRYRYGPMEWLWRSITYWQWQPLRLSRVTVDGVQPA; translated from the coding sequence ATGACGGCGACTTCTTCGACCGATCTCGGCCACGCAGCAAGCACCACGCTGACTCCGGTGCCGATCAACCAGCGCATTGCGCTGCTGGATATTCTTCGCGGCTTTGCCTTGATTGGCATCTTGCTGATGAACATCGAATGGTTCGGCCGGGCGATGAGCAGCATCGGCAATGTCGATCGCAGTCTGGTCGGTGGCGACTTTGCCGTCGGCTGGCTGGTAAAGGTGTTGGTCGAGGGCAAGTTCTACAAATTGTTCTCGTTGCTGTTTGGGATGGGCTTTGCGGTGATGCTGCTGCGGGCACAGGAGCATGGCCGGCCATTCGTTGCGCTGTTCTCCCGGCGCATGGCCGCACTGCTGGCGTTTGGTCTGTTGCATGCCACGCTGCTCTGGGGCGGCGACATTCTGCGTGCTTACGCTGTCGGTGGCATGCTGCTGCTGGGGTGGGTCATGCTGGTGCGCAAGCCACGCTTGCAAAAACTGGCCAGCCCGGGCGCGATGCTCAAATTGAGTCTCGGCATGATGGCCTTGCCATTCCTTGCCATGCTGAGTTTCGGCAGCTACTACGCACTGAGCCATGACAACGTCGAGATGACCCGGCAATGGCAAGAACGGCTGCAGACCGAGCAAGTCGCTGATGAGCTGTTGGCGAAAGCCAAAGCAGACGGTATCGATTTGGCTGCAAGCGATTCAGCGACGGAACCCTCGACGGATGGCGCGGATGGCACCAAGACCGACAGCACCGCCAAGGCTGACGAACCTGAGATCGATCTGGACTCGTTGTCTGCTGAAGATCGCCTTCAGCACCTGGCCAAGGAGCGCGCGCAGACCAAGGCCGAGCGCGAGAAAGAAGAGCAAGCCGAGATTACCGCTTTCACCCAGCCAAGCTATGCGGTCGCGACGACGTTTCGTTTTGACGCGGTGGTAGAAGAGCTGCCGGTTTTTGCCTTCATGGCGCTGCTGGATTTGTTTCCGTTGTTTCTGTTTGGTTACTGGCTGGTGGTGAGCGGTAAAATCCGTCATGCCGATCAGCATCGGACCTTGTTCCGCACGATGGCTTGTCTCGGCATCGGTTTGGGCGTGGCAATAAGTGCGGCCAGTGTCGGCATCATGGCGCACCCGGCTAGCCGTCATGTGTTGATCGTCGGCAACGCCGCCGGTGGCTTGTTCCAGCTTGGCCAGGTCATTCTTGCGGCAGGCTATCTCGGTTTGTTTGTCACGGCTGTGCAAGCACGGTTCTGGCAACGGGCCCTGTCATGGCTGGCGCCGATGGGACGCATGGCACTGACCAATTACCTGACCCATTCGCTGGTGTTGACGACCATATTTTACGGTTATGGCTTTGCTCAGTACGGCAAGATATCGCGGGCGCCGCAGCTGTTGATTGTTGTTGCCATCATTGCCGCGCAAGCGCTGTTCAGTCGCTGGTGGTTGAGCCGTTATCGCTACGGTCCGATGGAATGGCTGTGGCGCAGCATCACCTACTGGCAATGGCAGCCGCTGCGGTTGTCGCGGGTTACGGTCGATGGCGTGCAGCCGGCATGA
- a CDS encoding DUF2239 family protein produces the protein MTLQARQTAQPQPSFTSFDGHQRLASGSLASVALTVKHALERGATGPVLMFDDRSGRVVDVDTRGSDDEFIARLAAISGNPDHASDTETVTDTVIDTESSAMSDGPRGRGRPKLGVTAREVTLLPRHWDWLAEQPGGASVALRKLVEDARRAASGKDRTRKAHERAYHFISAIAGDLPGFEEATRALFADDRTGFSTHTASWPKDVRDYALLLAFDKAA, from the coding sequence ATGACGCTACAAGCTCGGCAAACCGCACAACCCCAACCCTCCTTTACCAGTTTCGATGGCCACCAGCGCCTGGCCTCCGGCTCCTTGGCCTCGGTTGCCCTGACCGTGAAACACGCACTTGAACGCGGCGCCACCGGCCCGGTACTGATGTTCGACGACCGCAGCGGTCGCGTCGTTGATGTCGATACTCGCGGTTCGGACGACGAGTTCATCGCTCGACTGGCCGCCATCTCCGGCAACCCAGACCACGCGTCCGATACCGAGACTGTTACCGATACTGTTATCGATACCGAATCGAGCGCAATGAGCGACGGCCCACGCGGACGGGGTCGGCCGAAATTGGGCGTGACCGCCCGAGAAGTGACTCTGCTGCCACGGCATTGGGATTGGCTCGCCGAACAACCCGGCGGTGCCTCGGTTGCGTTGCGCAAATTGGTCGAGGATGCACGGCGCGCGGCCAGTGGCAAAGACCGAACCCGAAAAGCCCATGAGCGCGCTTATCATTTCATCAGCGCAATCGCCGGTGATCTGCCCGGCTTTGAGGAAGCGACGCGGGCCTTGTTTGCCGATGACCGAACCGGGTTCAGCACGCATACCGCCAGCTGGCCCAAGGATGTGCGCGACTACGCCCTGTTGTTGGCATTCGACAAGGCAGCGTAA
- a CDS encoding serine/threonine-protein kinase, whose translation MYGLNSDGSVFPAYQRLNGLSPQIQRFDSKTFLQRGNGSALLLVGVTGDPLLEDIAGTVQSLQSGRYFQQPWWSSLLEKALIAVLLLYALWLMPKLGNGVRALLAILLLLVLATAQIGVQITQMLWLPLGVAIQFLLFATLMVTLWRKQQQPIEQLQRQHHDIAVPWSRHLLQQGQLDQALDALQFCRTSPDLLELLYELGGQHERKRRPAAAVAVYRVLQQRKRRYKDVAKRIKLLEQPQGMAPTALAPSLSKTVVIADSHSQPQFGRYQVESELGRGAMGVVYLGFDPKISRRVAIKTLDYSRYEGDELVAVKTRFFREAEAAGRLRHPNIVSVYDVGEDHDLAYIAMDYIEGQPLSDFTSKKNQLPAAEVLTIIADVADALHYAHGEQIIHRDIKPSNILYQRETGKVTVTDFGIARIIGEHSTQTGEILGSPLYMSPEQILGKKVDRASDIFSLGVTLFQLLVAELPFRGDNIAELSRQILQGKPANIRDLCPGLSAGVRRIINKALQKEPRERYRDAAEMASALRAAS comes from the coding sequence GTGTATGGCTTGAACAGCGATGGCAGCGTCTTCCCGGCGTATCAGCGCCTGAACGGACTGAGCCCACAGATTCAACGCTTCGACAGCAAAACGTTTTTGCAGCGTGGTAATGGCAGCGCCCTGCTGCTGGTCGGGGTTACCGGCGATCCGCTGCTGGAAGATATCGCCGGCACCGTGCAAAGCTTGCAAAGCGGCCGTTATTTCCAGCAACCATGGTGGTCATCGCTGTTGGAAAAAGCCCTTATCGCCGTGCTGCTGCTGTACGCGCTATGGTTGATGCCAAAACTGGGCAACGGCGTGCGCGCGCTGTTAGCAATCTTGCTCCTGTTGGTGCTGGCAACGGCGCAAATCGGCGTCCAGATCACTCAGATGCTGTGGTTGCCACTGGGCGTTGCCATACAGTTTCTGTTGTTTGCCACGCTGATGGTGACGCTGTGGCGCAAGCAGCAGCAGCCTATCGAACAATTGCAGCGGCAGCACCATGATATTGCCGTGCCGTGGAGTCGGCATTTGCTGCAGCAAGGTCAACTGGATCAGGCACTGGACGCGCTGCAATTTTGTCGCACCAGCCCCGACCTGCTGGAGCTGCTGTATGAACTCGGTGGCCAGCATGAACGCAAACGCCGGCCGGCAGCAGCGGTGGCGGTCTATCGCGTGCTGCAGCAGCGCAAGCGCCGCTACAAGGACGTTGCCAAGCGCATCAAGCTGCTGGAACAGCCGCAGGGCATGGCACCGACCGCGCTGGCGCCGAGTTTGAGCAAAACGGTAGTCATTGCCGACAGCCACAGCCAACCGCAATTCGGCCGCTATCAAGTGGAAAGTGAACTGGGCCGTGGCGCCATGGGTGTGGTCTATCTCGGCTTTGATCCGAAAATTTCCCGCCGGGTCGCCATCAAGACGCTCGATTATTCCCGCTATGAAGGCGATGAACTCGTCGCGGTCAAAACCCGATTTTTCCGCGAAGCGGAAGCGGCCGGTCGGCTGCGCCACCCGAATATTGTCAGCGTCTATGACGTTGGCGAAGATCACGATCTGGCGTACATCGCCATGGACTATATCGAAGGCCAGCCACTCAGCGATTTCACCAGCAAGAAAAACCAGCTGCCAGCGGCCGAGGTGCTGACCATCATCGCCGATGTCGCCGACGCCCTGCATTACGCCCACGGTGAGCAGATCATTCACCGCGACATCAAGCCCAGCAATATTCTCTACCAGCGCGAAACCGGCAAAGTCACGGTCACCGATTTTGGCATTGCCCGCATCATTGGCGAGCACAGCACCCAAACCGGTGAAATTCTCGGCAGCCCGCTTTATATGTCGCCGGAACAAATTCTCGGCAAGAAGGTTGACCGCGCCAGCGACATCTTCAGCCTCGGTGTCACGCTGTTTCAGTTACTGGTAGCGGAACTGCCGTTCAGGGGCGACAACATTGCCGAGCTGAGCCGACAGATTCTGCAAGGCAAGCCTGCCAATATTCGTGATCTGTGTCCGGGTTTATCGGCTGGCGTGCGCCGTATCATCAACAAGGCCCTGCAAAAGGAACCACGCGAGCGCTACCGGGATGCCGCAGAAATGGCCAGCGCCTTGCGTGCGGCCAGCTGA
- a CDS encoding FHA domain-containing protein translates to MATLTQLVDDVVANKFELRHGGLNIGRHPDNDIQIDDSAVSAHHARLEGTPNEHFPQFSEYYLVDLGSTNGTFVNNIKLSKRHRLRHNDLVRVGWNTFKFVDNEESDLEKTSHMLSTNS, encoded by the coding sequence ATGGCAACTCTGACTCAGCTTGTTGATGACGTGGTCGCCAACAAATTTGAACTCCGGCACGGTGGTCTGAACATTGGCCGCCATCCTGACAATGACATCCAGATCGATGACTCGGCCGTCAGCGCCCATCACGCCCGGCTGGAGGGCACTCCGAACGAACACTTTCCGCAATTCAGCGAGTATTACCTGGTGGATCTGGGCAGCACCAACGGCACGTTCGTCAACAACATCAAACTGAGCAAGCGGCATCGTTTGCGCCACAACGATCTGGTCCGGGTCGGCTGGAATACCTTCAAGTTTGTTGACAACGAAGAATCCGATTTGGAAAAAACTTCGCATATGTTGTCGACCAATTCGTGA